The following is a genomic window from Hyalangium gracile.
CGACGAGAAGATGCAGACCACCTGGAGCGAGTGGCGTGCGTGGACGGCGCGCGGAGGCAAGGGCACCTGCCAGGACTGCCACATGCCCGGCAAGTCCCACGCGTTCCGAGGCGCGTATGATCTGGCCTTCCTTCGTGGCGCGCTGTCGCTGCGCCTCGAGAGCACGGGAGGGCGGCTCGTCGCGGTGGTGGAGTCCCAGGGAGTGGGGCACGCCTTTCCGACGGGGGATGTCTTCCGTCACCTCCAGCTCTGGGCCGATGAGCGGTCCGTGGCGCGCTTCGGGCAGACGTTCGAGCTCCAGGCGCTGGAGGATGGCACCTTCCAGGTGAGGCGGACGGGGAACACGGCCCTTCAGCCCTTCGTGCCCGCGCGCGTGCCTCTGCCAGCGGGCACCCGGCGCGTCCGCGTCACCTACCACTACGCCGAGGAGCGGCACGCACGGCGCGGCACGGTTCCCCGGAACGAGCTCGTCGTGGAGCTGGCGGCACGCGATGTCTCGGGGGGGGCCCCCAGGAATTCAGCGCGCTAGCCCCTGCGCGCTCACCGAGCGATCGCCAGCGCCAGGCAGCCCGTTCACCGGGCAGCGAAGCTGCCGGGCGTTGGCGTTTCCTTCCAGCACCCCCAGTCTTGAAGGAGGAGGTCTATGGCATGGATGCCAACCGGCTCTCTCGAGGACTGGGGTGGTGGAGCGTGGGACTGGGGCTCGCCGAGCTCACCTTCTCGGAACGCCTCTGCCAGCGGCTGGGGTTTCGGGGCCGCATGGAGCTGGTGCGCGCGCATGGCGTGCGAGAGGTCCTCGAGGGAGTGGGTCTGCTGACGCGGCGCGACCCACGTCCCTGGTTGTGGGCACGCCTCGCCGGAGATGTGCTCGACCTCTGCGTGCTGGGCGTCACCCTGCGCCGGGTGGAGGTGCCGATCGCCTGGCGGCTCGCGGGGACCCTCACGGCGGTGGGGCTCACGCTCGTGGACGCCCTGGCCGTGAGGGGGCTGCGCACGCAGCAGCGCGGCGACGTCATTGGCATGGACCTCTCACCCGAGCCCAGGGAGAGCTGGCGCGGCAGCAGCCTCGCGGAGGAGGTGGGCACCCGCGAGCTTCGCTGAGCCGGCTGCCCGGCCAGTTTCCCTCGCTGGTGAAGGGCCTCCTGGGCGAGACTGATGTGCCCTGGCGCTGGGAGTACAATCCGCCTCTCGCGGAGTGCGCGCCGGGAGCCGCCCGCGGAGAGAGGTGCTCGAATGGTGATGCTCCTGCTGATCCTCATCGGACTCATCGCGGTGGCGGGCGGCTTCATCTGCGTGCATGGGGCCGGCGTCTGGAGACAGCGCGCGCGGTGGTTGGCGGAGGCCCCGCTGACACCGATCGCGGCAGCCAGAGAGGGAAAGGTCATCCGAGTCGTGGGGCAGGTGCTCCCCTCGGGAGGCGTGGGGCCGATCAGCGGCCGCGCCGCGGCCATCTGGCGGATCGATCTGTTCGAGTTCATGGGCTCGGAGGGGGCTCGCGCGGCGGACAGCTCTCACGACATCCGCTTCAGCGAGGAGGCGCTGGCCATTGCCGATGGCTCGGGTGCGACGGCGATGCTGAACGCCTCGTCGGCCCACCTCCTTCTCATCGAGCAGCGGGATGTGGCGAGGCTCAGCGCGAGAGGCAGGCCGACTTCACAGGTGGAAGCGCTCTGCCAGCGGCTGGGGCTGGCACTTCACGGAGACCCGCGGCGCTGGCGCGTCGAAGCACAGGAGCGGATCGTCGCGCCGGGCACCTCCGTCCACGCCATCGGCCAGGTTCAGGTCGACGGAGAGACTGTCTGGCTCAAGCCGCCGAAGGACACCCCGGAGTCCTGCTTCGCGACACAGGACCCGCGGGGATTCTCGGCCCAGCACCGCACGCTGATGCTCTTTGGTGCCGCGCTCTTCGTCACCGGAGTGGCGCTCATTCTCCTGGGCGGCGTCATCGGGTTCGAGGATGAAGACCCCCGTGCGGGATTGAGCCTGGCGAGGAGCGTCGAGGAGCCCCTGCCTGGGCACTCTCGAGGCGGGGCCGAGCACCGCCCGCTCTGAAACGCGGAGCGAGCGGCGCTTCACGGCAGTCGGAGACTAGCGGACGCAGACGCAGCGACCGAAGCTGCAGACGGCGGCGTTCGGCTCGCCACAGACCTTGATGCTGTCGCAGTGGTAGTCCCGGACACACTCGGCAAAGCCCTGCTGGGCGTCCGCCTGCGCCGGGGTGAACGCCACACCAAAGCCGAGACCCATGCCCACCGCCAGCGCGGCCATCGTCAGGATGCTCTTCGTCTTCTTCATGGTGTTTCTCCTGGGAACTGCGAGGCAAACCCCATCGCGAGGATGCGAAGGGGGGGGCGCGATTCTAGGGTAGGTTCGTCCCATGCTCATCTCCTTCGAGACGTAAGGGCCGCGATGACGAACACCCACAGAGCCTTCTCTCTCGCCGTGCTGCTGACCCTGCTCGTTGCTCCCGTCGCCTTCGCTCAGCCCTCCGCCACCGATGCAGGCCCGGCAGCCCCCAGCACCGCTGCCCGGCTCGTTGGCGTCTGGGGGGCGGAGCGCCGCTTCGGGCCGGAGGTGCGGGGGACGCTGCTGCTCACCCGGAGCGGTGACCGCTGGGTGGCGCGGCTGGGAGGCTTCGAGGTGTCCGGGACGGCGGAGAAGGGCGCGCTCTCACTCGCCTTTCCGGGAGGCCAGGGCGAGCTGCGCGCGAAGCTGGACACGGACGGAAAAAGCCTTCGCGCCCATTGGATCCAGCCCCAGACGGTGGTGGGGGACACCCGGTATGCCACGCCCATCACCTTCCGGGCGCTGGGCAGGGACGCCTGGAGCGGCGACGTCACCCCCTGGGACGATCGCTTCACGCTGTACTTCGTGGTGCAGCAGCAGCCGGACGGGAGCGTGACGGCGTTCCTCCGGAACCCCGAGCGGCACTTCGGAGCGCGCTTCGCCTTCCAGGTCTCGCGGACGGGCAAGGCCGTGCGCTTCGCCAACACGAAGCAGCCCGACATGTCGTTCGAGGGCACGTATGACGAGGCCTCCGACCGGCTGACGTTGACGATCGCCTTCCTGGGGCCGTTCGAGTTCACCCGCCGAACGCGGGACCAGGCGGTGGGGCTCTACCCGCGCACGCCCTCCGCGGGCCCGTATGCCTACCGCGCGCCGCTCGCTGGTGACGATGGCTGGGCCACCGCGTCGCTCACGGACGTAGGCATGGATCCCAAGCCGATCACCGCGCTGGTCCAGCGCATCCTCGACGTCGAGCCTGGCACCTCGCCGGCGCCCATCGTCCAGGGCCTGTTGATCGCGCGGCACGGCAAGCTGGTGCTGGAGGAGTACTTCTACGGCTTCGAGCGCGAGCGCCCACACGATCTGCGCTCGGCGGGCAAGACGTTCACCTCGGCGCTGGTGGGGCTCGCGCTCGATCGGAAAGCCCCCTTCACGGTCGCCTCGAAGGTCTACCCCCTGTTCCCGGAGTATCGCGCGCTGCCCAACCCGGATCCGCGCAAGGAGCAGCTCACGGTGGAGCACCTGCTGACGATGTCCTCGGGCTTCGCCTGCGATGACGACGACGAGAGCTCGCCTGGAAACGAGGACCGGATGCAGTCCGAGCCGGGCGACTGGTACGCGTACACGCTGGGGCTGCCCATGGCGCGGGTGCCGGGCGAGAGGCCCGTGTACTGCTCCGCGGGGATCAACCTGCTCGCGGGCGTGGTCCGCAACACCCTGCGCATGTGGCTGCCCGAGCTGTTCGACAGCGGGCTGGCCAGGCCGCTGCAGATGCAGCGCTATCACCTGAACCTCTCGCCCACCGGCGAGCTGTACGGGGCCGGCGGCATCTTCCTCCGGCCTCGCGACGCCCTGAAGCTGGGTCAGCTCTACCTGCAGGGCGGGGTGTGGAACGGCAAGCGGGTCATCAGCAAGGACTGGGTGGAGCGCTCCACCGCCTTCCACGTGACGATGGGGCCGGGGCGGACGTACGGCTACACGTGGTGGCGCCAGGAGCTGAAGGTGGGCGACCGCGTCTATGCGGAGTACGAGGCGGGCGGAAACGGCGGCCAGCTCGTGATGGTGGTGCCGGAGCTGGACCTGACCGTGATGTTCGCGGGCGGCAACTACAACCAGGTCTCGGTCTGGCGGAAGTTCCGCGAGGAGTTCCTGCCCCAGTACATCCTCGCGGCCGTGACCGCGCCGCCACCGGCGAAGCAGGGCCGCTGAGCGGGGTGGGGGCAGCAGCGGCTCGGCTCACGAGGTGAGCCGGAACACGTCCGCGAAGACACCGCAGGGGCCGTAGCGGCGCTGAGGGGCGGGATCGTCGTAGACGACCAGGACGCTGTCGGACTCGTCGAAGTAGCTGAAGTTGGCCACGCCCTCCGCATGGTCGAGGCTCCCCGCCTGGGGGATGTCGAAGAGGGGCTCGAGCACTCCGGTCTTCTGGTCGATGACGCTGTCGCCCTCGAGGTCGAGGAAGTTCCGGATCCGGAAGAGGCGGATGGGCGCCTCCACGGGCAGCGTGGGGCCGGCGAGCACCAGCAGGTCCTTCCCCTGCACGCACAGCTCGCGGATGCCGAGCCCGTCCAGGTGGAGGAAGTGCTTGGCGAAGCGGCTGCCCTTCTTGCCGACTCGGGGCTCGAGGTGGCCGCTGCCCACGTCCTTCAGGCGCATGTCCAGCAGCGCCGCGTAGCCTCGCAGCACGGGGCCTCGCAGCCCGAGGAACACCCGGTCCGTGTCCGTGACGACCAGCCCTTCGATGTCCAGGCCGTTGTCCTTGCTCGGGATGGCGAGCACACCCCCGCCTTTTCCCGGCGGCCGCGCGAGGAAGGGACCGAAGTGGGGATCCCGGCGGAGCAGCTCGACCAGGAGGTTCTCCCCCGGCAGGGACCGTGCGCGGTGGTTCTTCGCCTTGCCTCCCGCGGAGCCTCGCTTGCCGCGTGCCTCCATCTCGACGGGCTTCACGCTGGCCGCTGCCCTGGGGCGCTTCTTCGAGCCGTCCTCCTTCAGCTCGGCGGCGAGCTCGCCATTCACGAAGGGGATGCGGGCGAACACGAAGCGCTGGGGCGCATGCTCCACGGTGGCCAGGCGCTCCAGATCCTTCTCCACGGCCTGCCCCTTGGGCTTCTTGCGCTTCGCGCTGTGACTGCCCACGAGCCAGAGGTAGTCCGAGTGCGCGTCCAGCGCCTCGATGTCGATCTCGGCGTCCTTGTCCACCGCGCCGATGAAGTCCCCCACGTGGAAGCGCTTGTGGTCGCCATAGACACGCGGCTCGGAGGGAGTGAGGCGCTCGATCATTCCGGCCTCGTCGGCGGCCACCCAGAGCTTGCCATCCGGGCCGTGCACCGCGGCCGAGAGATCCTCGGGCACATCGGCTGCGTTCGAGTCGAACCGCAGTAACAAGCGTCCCAGGAGCTGGCCGGGTTGCATGCACTTCTTCCTTTCGGAGCGGGCACGAGGCAGACGCTGACGCGCTGGAGGATTCCAGCGCGTGTCCCAAGCGGCCATCAAGAAAGCCCGTGGAGTCGTGCAGGAGACGTTTGGCCTCGGGCCTGCTCTCCCAAGGGGCCGCGCGCATGCGCCTCTGCCGTCTCCGCCGCCGCGTGCGCCTGGCTACGGGGCGGGAGGCGGAGTGTAGGTGCAGGACGTGGCGCGCCACTGCACGTCCGCGAAGATGTTCTCCAGCGCCTGCTGAAGCGCGACCGCGGTATCGGCCGTGTAGTACTGGCCGCCACCCACCGCCGCGGTGTTGCTCAGCAGGTTGCTGTTGATGGTGAAGCCCACCGTATAGATGAGCAGGCTCTGCTCGCCAGCGGTGTTGAAGTCACCGACCTGCTCAGGCGTGCTGACCTGCAGATCCCGCTGGTGGAGCATCTTCGCCACGTCATCCAGGTAGTAGTTGGGATTGTCGTCCGTGACCAGGGCGATGTTGGTGCCGATGTCGCGGGTGGCCGCCGTGCCCGCGCCACACGGCGCGGAGCTCGGGCAGTACGTGGGGCCTCCATTCACCGTTCGAATCCGGCTCGCGAGGGTGCTGGAGAGGCTGTCACTGGTGGGCTCACCGTCGGTGACGATGATGACCGCGTTCGTCTGGCAGCCCCAGCAGACGCTGCGGTGGTCCGAGGTGAGCGAGGTGTTCTTGAATTCGTACGGATAGCTGTAGCTCGAGCCGAAGCCGAACGTGCTCTGGTACACGCTGTTGTCCGAGGAGAAGTAGTAGCCCACGTTGAGCAGCGACTTCGCCAGCGGAGTGCTCGTGGAGAAGCTCATCGCATTCACCTCGTTGATGAGCGCTCCGCGTACGGCGTTGTCGAACGCGGTCGGGTTGCCCAGGATGACCGAGCACGCAGGGGCGTGCGGCATGAGCAGCTCGGAGCCATAGGAATTGGTGGAGAAGATGGTGAGCCCCGCCCGCGTGTTCTGCAGGTACTTGATGCTCTTCTTGAGCGCGGCCTTGGCGGAGACGTACTTGGGCGGGTTGAAGTTGAGGAACCGGCCCCAGAAGATGAAGTCGAGGCTGTTCATGGGAGGTGAGTCACTCCCATAGGCGCCGGGGACCTTGTAGTAGCCCTTGGTGCTCAGGCAGGTGAGGCACCGGTTGTATTCAGTGGCGCCCGTGGTGTTCCAGTTGGCAACCTGCGACTGACAGGACTGCTCCTTCGAGTCCCACTGCCAGGTGGGCTCGCTGCTGTCGCCCCAGTACATGTACGCGTAGAACTTGTCGTCCTTGAACAGGTTGGGGAACCCCGTGTCCGAGCCCAGGCCCGTGCCACTATCCGGCACCGGGTACACCGTGGCCGGGTTCCAGTTACCCAGCGCCTGCGTCAGGTCCAGCGATGGGTTGACGCACCCGTTCGTCGTCTCATTGAAGAAGGCGCTGTGCAGGCCCTTCTTGACCTGCGGCAGCTCCCTCATCGAGCCGGAGGTGTCCATCAGGAAGTGGATGTTGGGGGGCGCGACCTGCTGCGCGGACGCGGGGACAGCAGCACCGAGCAACAGCAGCCCGAGGCCGAGACGGCGGGTGATGGAGTTCATGGGGCTCCTCATGAAG
Proteins encoded in this region:
- a CDS encoding pilus assembly protein, translated to MNSITRRLGLGLLLLGAAVPASAQQVAPPNIHFLMDTSGSMRELPQVKKGLHSAFFNETTNGCVNPSLDLTQALGNWNPATVYPVPDSGTGLGSDTGFPNLFKDDKFYAYMYWGDSSEPTWQWDSKEQSCQSQVANWNTTGATEYNRCLTCLSTKGYYKVPGAYGSDSPPMNSLDFIFWGRFLNFNPPKYVSAKAALKKSIKYLQNTRAGLTIFSTNSYGSELLMPHAPACSVILGNPTAFDNAVRGALINEVNAMSFSTSTPLAKSLLNVGYYFSSDNSVYQSTFGFGSSYSYPYEFKNTSLTSDHRSVCWGCQTNAVIIVTDGEPTSDSLSSTLASRIRTVNGGPTYCPSSAPCGAGTAATRDIGTNIALVTDDNPNYYLDDVAKMLHQRDLQVSTPEQVGDFNTAGEQSLLIYTVGFTINSNLLSNTAAVGGGQYYTADTAVALQQALENIFADVQWRATSCTYTPPPAP
- a CDS encoding DUF3616 domain-containing protein — protein: MQPGQLLGRLLLRFDSNAADVPEDLSAAVHGPDGKLWVAADEAGMIERLTPSEPRVYGDHKRFHVGDFIGAVDKDAEIDIEALDAHSDYLWLVGSHSAKRKKPKGQAVEKDLERLATVEHAPQRFVFARIPFVNGELAAELKEDGSKKRPRAAASVKPVEMEARGKRGSAGGKAKNHRARSLPGENLLVELLRRDPHFGPFLARPPGKGGGVLAIPSKDNGLDIEGLVVTDTDRVFLGLRGPVLRGYAALLDMRLKDVGSGHLEPRVGKKGSRFAKHFLHLDGLGIRELCVQGKDLLVLAGPTLPVEAPIRLFRIRNFLDLEGDSVIDQKTGVLEPLFDIPQAGSLDHAEGVANFSYFDESDSVLVVYDDPAPQRRYGPCGVFADVFRLTS
- a CDS encoding serine hydrolase domain-containing protein, producing MTNTHRAFSLAVLLTLLVAPVAFAQPSATDAGPAAPSTAARLVGVWGAERRFGPEVRGTLLLTRSGDRWVARLGGFEVSGTAEKGALSLAFPGGQGELRAKLDTDGKSLRAHWIQPQTVVGDTRYATPITFRALGRDAWSGDVTPWDDRFTLYFVVQQQPDGSVTAFLRNPERHFGARFAFQVSRTGKAVRFANTKQPDMSFEGTYDEASDRLTLTIAFLGPFEFTRRTRDQAVGLYPRTPSAGPYAYRAPLAGDDGWATASLTDVGMDPKPITALVQRILDVEPGTSPAPIVQGLLIARHGKLVLEEYFYGFERERPHDLRSAGKTFTSALVGLALDRKAPFTVASKVYPLFPEYRALPNPDPRKEQLTVEHLLTMSSGFACDDDDESSPGNEDRMQSEPGDWYAYTLGLPMARVPGERPVYCSAGINLLAGVVRNTLRMWLPELFDSGLARPLQMQRYHLNLSPTGELYGAGGIFLRPRDALKLGQLYLQGGVWNGKRVISKDWVERSTAFHVTMGPGRTYGYTWWRQELKVGDRVYAEYEAGGNGGQLVMVVPELDLTVMFAGGNYNQVSVWRKFREEFLPQYILAAVTAPPPAKQGR